The following coding sequences are from one Peromyscus eremicus chromosome X, PerEre_H2_v1, whole genome shotgun sequence window:
- the Gprasp1 gene encoding G-protein coupled receptor-associated sorting protein 1, whose product MTRAEMEPGAQAKTENKPGDENANTNAAEVENEAPLVVRPKVRTQIMTGARPKVKPRAPPGARPKIEASSPGGAYPKYKPKSIPVSRSRNDAQVWAPNRFRADPMSKMGKQGQMSTANSPLVGTDSGVIAQAKCLSVDRELGNMDTESYPRRANSQAGFQHSFGPEEGTSTGTWYRSRPTPKGEASENSDFRWADKPSGSSSFWNRDEPSTRFRPRKNMKANNPRFRHMAKQETNTMPRHKNKQEFYNISSSDSEDESAKTPWFWAKEKTKVWSRPKEEPNNRSWFRPKKEVHAESTSGSECENHPKSSFCSGEEAKSRTKPRVRKGVNMRARHQAKREAYNDGPSGSVDTSKKESWFLPEDKASAFAKSKIKKEPRTRAMPKEEVKTKVRASTKQEARSEEEVLVGAWFWDTQESRMVDRVITKPSLHVEEEPIVGDWFWSEEEASVDSETCCISRPRAKEDQVSTFSLGSGKKTSIENGPKASSKSVSVAEEENIIGSWFWADDEDVSLQAEDESIFGSWFWGIGENSLRSVRVGCEKMPKSEDKEVTDSWFWAGEVSTEAEVEEQARPASTKGTIFVPWFWSEKQAHVDLGTEPCSDIMAGAEEEPIIGPWFWAKVDTSVEAEVNSKSSLEDEEEPIISPWLGAREQANMKYAAGARYKPMAEAEDTNKESCLWAKEPSLYPTNRESSKSALREQGDTVDSWLWSNNYPRTEATAGSWLWAAEEGNIDDETGEEIKLPTLEDNIFSSWFWKDDEETVVEATNIQESRPEAEEEDIIGSWFWAGDEDKFQPATEIHEENKTASEEEDAVGSWFWGKEEAGLEPMRRGTFESAPGIKEEEITGSWFWSGEAKIGAGSQTVETGSETEEEAIFESLIWAAKKNIVRAAVNRVSKPEGEGEMVVESRFQSSDKATEKSETVLISESSPENKEGPIVEFGSRAKDEAINKTDSGDNCEVNTEAETMVGSWFWEGDETGFESNPTPVFKATCEPKSSTEQEPDPSRRPQSWDEVTVQFKPGPWGKAGFPFVSPFRFPKEAASLFAEMFGGKPRPDNLGPEGEQESSGQPESEFPFQYDPSYRSVQEIREHLKARESAQPESWSCSCVQCDLRISSEEFEELLLIMDRNQDPFIHEISKIAMGMRSASPFTRDFIRNSGVISLIEALLNYPSSRVRTTFLENMVRVSPPYPDLNMIQTYVCQVCEDTFDYDLDSSDQLSGLTMVTHLTATSDYHKMVAKYLSGFFYLLSSGNTKTRLQVLKLLLNLSENLAMTKHLLTTESMSEFMALFNKEDSNDNVQIVLAIFDNISKNIQKEALFAEDDDDDDDVVNLEPLISAFQEIEKIAKQLKRNPDNQKSP is encoded by the coding sequence ATGACTAGGGCAGAGATGGAGCCTGGTGCCCAGGCAAAGACTGAAAATAAGCCTGGAGATGAGAATGCCAATACCAATGCTGCCGAGGTAGAGAATGAAGCCCCATTGGTGGTCAGACCCAAGGTTAGGACACAGATAATGACTGGAGCAAGGCCCAAAGTGAAGCCTAGAGCTCCTCCTGGAGCAAGACCTAAGATTGAAGCCAGTTCACCAGGTGGGGCATATCCTAAATATAAGCCCAAGTCAATCCCTGTTTCACGATCGAGAAATGATGCCCAGGTCTGGGCCCCAAATAGGTTTCGGGCAGATCCCATGTCAAAGATGGGCAAGCAGGGTCAGATGAGTACTGCAAACTCTCCACTGGTCGGTACTGATTCTGGGGTGATTGCTCAAGCTAAGTGCCTGTCTGTTGATAGAGAACTTGGTAATATGGACACTGAGAGTTATCCCAGAAGGGCTAATTCTCAAGCAGGATTCCAGCATTCCTTTGGCCCAGAGGAGGGAACCAGTACGGGGACCTGGTACCGTTCTAGGCCTACCCCCAAAGGAGAGGCTTCTGAGAATTCTGATTTCAGATGGGCAGATAAACCCTCAGGAAGTTCCTCCTTCTGGAATAGAGATGAACCCAGTACAAGATTCCGTCCTAGGAAAAACATGAAGGCCAATAATCCCAGGTTCAGACACATGGCCAAACAGGAGACAAATACCATGCCtaggcacaaaaacaaacaagagttcTATAATATTTCTAGTTCTGATTCTGAGGATGAGTCTGCTAAGACTCCCTGGTTCTGGGCCAAAGAAAAGACCAAAGTCTGGTCTAGGCCCAAAGAAGAGCCCAATAATAGGTCCTGGTTTAGGCCTAAGAAAGAAGTCCATGCTGAATCCACTTCTGGGTCTGAATGTGAAAATCATCCAAAATCTTCATTCTGCTCTGGAGAAGAGGCCAAATCTAGAACCAAACCCAGAGTCAGGAAAGGGGTCAATATGAGGGCCAGACACCAGGCCAAGCGAGAAGCTTACAATGATGGCCCATCTGGATCTGTAGATACCAGTAAAAAAGAGTCCTGGTTCTTGCCTGAAGATAAAGCTAGTGCTTTTGCAAAGTCTAAGATAAAGAAAGAGCCCAGAACCAGAGCAATgccaaaggaagaagtcaaaaccAAGGTCAGAGCAAGTACCAAACAAGAAGCCAGGTCAGAGGAGGAAGTCCTCGTTGGAGCTTGGTTCTGGGATACCCAGGAATCCAGGATGGTAGATAGGGTAATCACCAAGCCCAGTCTACATGTAGAGGAGGAGCCCATTGTTGGAGATTGGTTCTGGAGTGAAGAAGAAGCCAGTGTGGACTCTGAGACTTGTTGTATATCCAGACCAAGGGCTAAGGAGGACCAAGTTAGTACTTTCTCTTTAGGTTCTGGGAAGAAGACCAGCATTGAAAATGGGCCTAAGGCCTCCTCTAAGTCTGTGTCAGTAGCTGAGGAGGAGAACATTATTGGGTCCTGGTTCTGGGCAGATGATGAAGATGTCAGCTTGCAGGCTGAGGACGAGTCCATTTTTGGATCTTGGTTCTGGGGCATTGGCGAGAACAGCTTGAGATCTGTTAGAGTCGGTTGTGAGAAGATGCCAAAGTCTGAGGACAAAGAAGTTACTGATTCCTGGTTCTGGGCTGGAGAAGTCAGTACAGAGGCCGAGGTTGAAGAACAGGCCAGGCCAGCATCTACAAAAGGGACAATCTTTGTGCCTTGGTTTTGGTCTGAAAAGCAGGCACATGTGGATTTAGGAACTGAACCTTGCTCTGACATCATGGCAGGAGCTGAGGAAGAACCCATAATTGGGCCCTGGTTCTGGGCTAAAGTAGACACTAGTGTGGAGGCCGAAGTTAACAGTAAGTCTAGcctggaggatgaggaagagcccATTATATCACCTTGGCTTGGCGCCAGAGAACAAGCCAATATGAAGTATGCAGCTGGGGCCAGATACAAGCCTATGGCAGAAGCTGAGGATACTAATAAAGAGTCTTGCCTCTGGGCAAAGGAACCCAGTTTGTATCCTACCAATAGAGAAAGCTCGAAGTCTGCTCTGAGAGAGCAAGGGGACACTGTTGATTCATGGCTCTGGTCCAATAATTATCCAAGGACAGAGGCCACTGCAGGGTCCTGGTTATGGGCTGCAGAAGAAGGAAATATAGATGATGAGACTGGAGAAGAGATTAAGCTACCAACTTTAGAGGACAACATATTCAGTTCTTGGTTCTGGAAGGATGATGAAGAAACCGTTGTAGAGGCTACCAACATACAGGAATCCAGGCCAGAAGCTGAAGAGGAAGACATTATTGGCTCTTGGTTTTGGGCTGGAGATGAGGACAAATTTCAGCCAGCTACTGAGATTCATGAAGAGAACAAGACAGCATCTGAAGAGGAAGATGCAGTTGGATCCTGGTTCTGGGGCAAGGAAGAGGCCGGtctagagccaatgagaaggggCACTTTTGAGTCCGCTCCTGGAATTAAGGAGGAGGAAATTACTGGGTCATGGTTCTGGAGTGGAGAAGCCAAAATTGGGGCTGGGTCACAGACAGTCGAAACTGGGtcagaaactgaagaggaggcaATTTTTGAGTCTTTGATCTGGGCCGCAAAAAAGAACATTGTAAGAGCAGCAGTAAACCGTGTGTCCAAGCCAGAGGGTGAGGGCGAAATGGTTGTTGAGTCCCGGTTCCAGTCTAGTGACAAGGCCACAGAAAAATCTGAAACTGTGCTTATCAGTGAGTCCAGTCCAGAAAATAAGGAAGGGCCAATTGTTGAGTTTGGGTCAAGAGCAAAGGATGAGGCAATTAACAAGACTGACAGTGGAGATAACTGTGAAGTTAATACAGAAGCTGAAACCATGGTGGGATCCTGGTTCTGGGAAGGAGATGAAACTGGCTTTGAGTCCAATCCTACCCCTGTGTTCAAGGCCACTTGTGAGCCTAAGTCTTCAACTGAGCAGGAACCTGATCCTTCCCGCAGACCCCAGAGCTGGGATGAGGTCACTGTTCAATTTAAGCCTGGTCCATGGGGAAAGGCTGGCTTCCCGTTCGTAAGCCCCTTCAGATTTCCAAAAGAAGCAGCATCTCTGTTTGCTGAAATGTTTGGGGGAAAACCTAGGCCTGACAACCTTGGTCCAGAAGGAGAGCAGGAATCTTCAGGTCAACCTGAATCTGAGTTCCCATTTCAGTATGATCCCTCTTACCGATCAGTCCAGGAAATTCGAGAGCATCTTAAGGCCAGGGAAAGTGCGCAGCCTGAGAGCTGGTCCTGTAGCTGCGTACAGTGTGATCTTAGAATTAGTTCTGAGGAGTTTGAGGAACTTCTTTTAATAATGGACAGAAATCAAGACCCCTTTATTCATGAAATATCTAAAATTGCAATGGGCATGAGAAGCGCTTCTCCATTTACCCGAGATTTCATTAGAAACTCGGGTGTCATCTCACTGATTGAAGCCTTACTTAACTATCCGTCCTCCCGAGTTAGGACAACATTTTTGGAAAATATGGTTCGAGTGTCTCCACCTTATCCAGATCTGAACATGATTCAGACATACGTGTGTCAGGTTTGTGAGGATACCTTTGATTATGACTTAGATTCCTCTGATCAGTTGTCTGGATTGACAATGGTTACACATCTCACTGCTACTTCTGACTATCATAAAATGGTTGCCAAATATTTGTCTGGCTTTTTCTACTTACTAAGTTCAGGCAATACTAAAACAAGGCTTCAAGTTCTGAAATTGCTACTGAATTTGTCTGAAAAtcttgccatgacaaaacacctgCTTACTACTGAGTCAATGTCAGAATTTATGGCCCTCTTTAATAAGGAGGACTCAAATGACAATGTTCAGATTGTTCTTGCAATATTTGATAATATCAGTAAGAATATACAAAAAGAAGCACTATTtgctgaggatgatgatgatgatgatgatgtggtgAATCTTGAACCACTTATTTCTGCATTCCAAGAGATTGAGAAAATTGCTAAGCAACTGAAACGCAATCCTGACAATCAGAAATCACCCTGa